In Pyrus communis chromosome 1, drPyrComm1.1, whole genome shotgun sequence, the following are encoded in one genomic region:
- the LOC137728939 gene encoding uncharacterized protein, giving the protein MPKPSAFLRQLSGREAWKSKSMRWGGVGNNKSCGGFSGGVGLSEGKGGSFQQMEGLQNMYGNNNVGGGGGFGMRKRVMVVVDDSSHSKHAMMWALSHVANKGDLLTLLHIIPSSHDSSSTSSPSLANSLGSLCKACKPEVEVEALVIQGPRVATVNSQVKKLEVSVLVLGQKKPSPLFSCLFGTSSTEDFVEHCINNAECLTIGVRKQSKGVSGYLINTRWQKDFWLLA; this is encoded by the exons ATGCCCAAACCAAGTGCATTTTTGAGGCAATTGAGTGGAAGGGAGGCGTGGAAATCAAAATCAATGAGGTGGGGTGGTGTTGGAAATAACAAGTCTTGCGGTGGTTTCAGTGGCGGAGTTGGGCTGTCTGAGGGGAAAGGAGGAAGCTTTCAGCAAATGGAAGGGCTTCAAAACATGTATGGCAACAACaatgttggtggtggtggaggattCGGAATGAGGAAGagagtgatggtggtggtggatgaCTCGTCACATTCCAAGCATGCCATGATGTGGGCCCTCAGTCATGTTGCAAACAAGGGTGATTTGCTCACTCTCCTCCACATCATCCCTTCTTCCCATGACTCTTCCTCTACCTCCTCCCCTTCCCTGGCCAACTCCCTTGGCTCCCTATGCAAGGCTTGCAAGCCTGAG GTGGAAGTGGAAGCTCTTGTGATCCAAGGACCAAGAGTGGCAACAGTGAACAGCCAGGTTAAGAAGCTTGAGGTTTCAGTGCTAGTGCTTGGTCAGAAGAAGCCCTCTCCCCTCTTCAGCTG CTTATTTGGAACCAGCTCCACCGAGGATTTTGTGGAGCATTGCATAAACAATGCCGAGTGTTTGACAATTGGAGTGAGGAAGCAAAGCAAAGGTGTGAGTGGCTACCTTATCAACACCAGATGGCAGAAGGATTTCTGGCTCTTGGCTTAA
- the LOC137707478 gene encoding UDP-galactose transporter 1 yields MEESRLCQWSVIRSLLAILQWWGFNVTVIVMNKWIFQKLDFKFPLTVSCIHFICSAIGAYIVIKVLKLKPLITVDPEDRWRRIFPMSFVFCINIVLGNVSLRYIPVSFMQTIKSFTPATTVVLQWLVWRKYFDWRIWCSLIPIVGGILLTSVTELNFNMFGFCAALFGCLATSTKTILAESLLHGYKFDSINTVYYMAPFATMILAVPAMLLEGNGVLEWLHTHQTLVPSLIIIFSSGVMAFCLNFSIFYVIHSTTAVTFNVAGNLKVAVAVLVSWMIFKNPIPALNAVGCGITLLGCTFYGYVRHLISQQLPGTPRTPRTPRGRMELLPLVNDKLDDKV; encoded by the exons ATGGAGGAGTCTCGGCTGTGCCAGTGGAGCGTCATTAGATCTCTCCTCGCAATTCTTCAGTGGTGGGGTTTCAATGTCACCGTGATTGTCATGAACAAGTGGATCTTTCAG AAACTGGATTTTAAGTTTCCCCTAACGGTTTCGTGCATTCATTTCATATGCTCGGCCATTGGAGCATACATCGTAATCAAGGTTTTGAAGCTTAAACCACTAATAACAGTTGACCCTGAAGATCGCTGGAGAAGGATATTTCCCATGTCATTTGTGTTCTGTATTAACATAGTTTTGGGCAATGTGAGCTTACGTTACATTCCAGTTTCTTTTATGCAGACCATAAAGTCATTCACTCCTGCAACCACAG TTGTTTTGCAGTGGCTGGTTTGGAGAAAATACTTTGACTGGAGAATTTGGTGTTCTTTGATACCCATTGTTGGAGGAATTCTACTTACTTCAGTTACAGAGCTTAATTTCAATATGTTTGGATTTTGTGCGGCCTTATTTGGTTGTCTCGCTACTTCCACAAAGACCATCCTTGCAGAATCGCTTTTGCATGGATACAAGTTTGACAG CATAAACACGGTGTACTACATGGCACCTTTTGCGACCATGATCTTGGCAGTACCTGCAATGCTACTTGAAGGTAATGGAGTTCTTGAATGGCTTCACACCCATCAGACTCTTGTTCCATCCCTCATCATCATTTTCAGCTCCGGGGTAATGGCATTTTGTCTCAACTTCTCCATTTTTTATGTAATCCATTCTACGACTGCCGTGACATTCAACGTTGCTGGAAACCTCAAG GTTGCGGTTGCCGTCCTTGTTTCATGGATGATATTCAAAAACCCGATTCCAGCTTTGAATGCCGTTGGTTGTGGAATAACGCTTTTGGGATGTACATTCTACGGGTATGTGAGGCACCTGATCTCCCAACAGCTGCCTGGAACTCCTCGAACGCCACGCACTCCACGGGGTCGTATGGAGCTGCTTCCCCTTGTAAATGATAAATTAGATGACAAGGTCTAG